The Rosa rugosa chromosome 3, drRosRugo1.1, whole genome shotgun sequence sequence AGCATGATCTAACCTAGAAAGATCAATAGCATGATCTAACCTAGCAAAGTGTGCTACCTATTAGTTACATTATTTCCTTCTCGATAAATGTCGGATACAAATAAACTCAAAAACATGCAAATAATCCTTACGATCATCAACAGCTTGCTTCTCTTATTTTAAACCTGTAAGAATTTCGATTGCTGCAAATCCGATAGATGGCTTCAATATATCAATAATCAGAAGGGCTTATCGCAATTAGCTCCAAGTCGACATCTAATTATCTATAGGCCGATTCATATAAGCAATAAATTCAATCAAAACAGGTTCATCAGCCTACAGTAGTCCGAGACTGATTAGGAAATCTAAGCTGCAGCTTTACATGATAAGTGGATTCGACACCCGACGATTGCTGATCCGTCTGAGCAAAGACAGCCAGTCCCCGAGCAAAGGCAAATGATCCTGTTCCACCCATCACAGTGAGCTCTTCTGTGTCTTTGCGGGATACATGCCTGGCCTGAACGCTAAGGCTGCCAGAATACTCAGGCGTGTGAAAGGTTAGGTAGATAATATTGAATGCTGATTGTGCAAAGTCTTCCATAGGGATAATGAAACCTTGGGCTTTTCCGACTACCCGAGAGGTGTTCTCAGGTCCCTCCGTGAGCTTGCGGTGGAAGATGAATGCCCCGGGGTCTGAT is a genomic window containing:
- the LOC133740585 gene encoding dirigent protein 1 — encoded protein: MMLARIIFCAAVLLATLAVILLALVSPVPERKPSQPWLDLSLYIQQPHIASSNAHQSVAQSDPGAFIFHRKLTEGPENTSRVVGKAQGFIIPMEDFAQSAFNIIYLTFHTPEYSGSLSVQARHVSRKDTEELTVMGGTGSFAFARGLAVFAQTDQQSSGVESTYHVKLQLRFPNQSRTTVG